From a region of the Kwoniella mangroviensis CBS 8507 chromosome 1 map unlocalized Ctg01, whole genome shotgun sequence genome:
- a CDS encoding DNA repair protein rad18, with product MDMSSHPLLSSMDEPPPFPSNYPQLRRLDRSVICQICKEPFQAPVSIGCGHSFCSSCIRSSLDVMKKCPSCNEPASEGQIRRNRALEEITDAWEESRPTIYDLAKPPPQAQTSKKRPAQEPNSKPSSLSGTKRLKPNSSREASGSRSQSPTKSRRSNDSDAEERQNGEGEEEEDDVQELTENDEAPCPICQATLPISSIPLHIEKGCPPPKGKINGNGARKGNQKADWKKVFSGQAPGGKNKDKEVEMKRIIKPNYALATPAELRSILSDYSLPATGDKATLISRVQEWIILFNSNLDTSHPSSLSALRAKLSDMENSKKRDKERGKDEMINQLGSKDGLQKYAKDKKSEFERLRKEIIERDRKRKEQDEGKGRGRDNAIEVE from the exons ATGGACATgtcatcccatcctctcctctcgtCAATGGACGAACCCCCTCCATTTCCATCGAACTATCCTCAGCTACGTAGACTAGATCGTTCGGTAATTTGTCAAATCTGTAAAGAACCATTTCAAGCTCCTGTATCGATAGGATGTGGACATTCATTCTGTTCCTCA TGCATAAGGTCGTCTCTGGACGTGATGAAGAAATGTCCATCATGTAATGAACCCGCTTCAGAAGGTCAGATAAGGAGAAATAGAGCTTTGGAGGAGATAACGGACGCATGGGAAGAATCAAG ACCAACGATCTACGACTTGGCAAAGCCACCACCACAAGCTCAAACATCGAAGAAACGTCCAGCTCAAGAACCGAATTCGAAACCTTCATCTTTGTCCGGTACGAAGCGTCTCAAGCCGAATTCGAGTAGAGAAGCGAGTGGAAGTCGATCACAGAGTCCAACTAAATCACGAAGATCCAATGATAGCGATGCTGAAGAAAGGCAGAATggggagggagaagaagaggaagatgatgtgcAGGAGTTGACTGAGAATG ATGAAGCCCCTTGTCCAATATGCCAAGCTACTTTACCAATATCCTCGATACCACTACATATCGAAAAGGGATGCCCGCCACCGAAAGGGAAAatcaatggtaatggtgCTAGAAAAGGGAATCAAAAAgcagattggaagaaggtctTCTCGGGTCAAGCTCCAGGAGGAAAGAACAAAGATAAAGA AGTCGAAATGAAACGAATAATTAAACCGAATTATGCATTAGCTACACCGGCAGAATTACGATCAATCCTCTCT GATTATTCCTTACCTGCAACGGGAGATAAAGCGACATTGATAAGTAGAGTACAAGAATGGATAATCCTCTTCAACTCGAATCTCGATACCTCACATCCATCCTCCCTATCAGCGTTAAGAGCGAAATTGTCAGATATGGAGAATTCCAAAAAGAGGGATAAGGAGAGggggaaagatgagatgatcaaccaaTTAGGAAGTAAAGATGGATTGCAGAAGTATGCGAAAGACAAGAAAAGTGAatttgagaggttgagaaaagAGATTATAGAGAgggataggaagaggaaagaacaggatgaagggaagggaCGTGGGAGAGATAATGCTATCGAGGTGGAGTAA